One region of Oryza sativa Japonica Group chromosome 10, ASM3414082v1 genomic DNA includes:
- the LOC4349521 gene encoding uncharacterized protein — MAGRTSSSSTTTGNSVDDDAIADDDVWDDVSDSPGHGSTLDREWVHRQNQFHKMGYRDGIAEGQKDIAQEGFNVGFGQSVHVGYKWGLVRGITSALASLPDSLKEKLLPNVQCRGQLQELNNSVQEISAEDALQMFHESILQSSHSSEEPDATL, encoded by the exons atggccggccGGACTTCCTCTTCCTCAACAACGACTG GCAATTCGGTTGATGATGATGCtattgctgatgatgatgtatgGGATGATGTTTCGGATTCTCCTGGTCATGGATCCACATTAGACAGAGAGTGGGTTCACAGGCAGAACCAGTTTCATAAG ATGGGATACAGGGATGGTATAGCAGAAGGACAGAAGGACATCGCCCAAGAGGGGTTCAATGTTGGGTTTGGGCAATCTGTGCATGTTGGCTATAAGTGGGGTCTTGTTCGTGGGATTACCAG TGCATTAGCTAGTCTCCCTGACAGCTTGAAAGAAAAATTGTTGCCCAATGTCCAGTGCAGAGGACAACTCCAAGAACTGAATAATTCTGTGCAAGAAATTTCAGCAGAAGACGCACTTCAGATGTTTCATGAGAGCATTCTTCAGAGTAGCCATTCATCAGAGGAACCAGATGCAACATTATAG
- the LOC4349520 gene encoding urea-proton symporter DUR3, with the protein MASGVCPPAELGFGAEYYSVVNGVCSRAGSYFGGRPVLTQAVGYAVVLGFGAFFALFTSFLVWLEKRYVGSQHTSEWFNTAGRSVKTGLIASVIVSQWTWAATILQSSNVAWQYGVSGPFWYASGATIQVLLFGVMAIEIKRKAPNAHTVCEIVRARWGTPAHLVFLTFCLLTNVIVTAMLLLGGSAVVNALTGVNVYAASFLIPLGVVVYTLAGGLKATFLASYIHSVVVHAVLVVFVFLVYTSSSKLGSPRVVYDRLMAVASAARDCSADLSRNGQACGPVAGNFKGSYLTMLSSGGLVFGIINIVGNFGTVFVDNGYWMSAIAARPSSTHKGYLLGGLVWFAVPFSLATSLGLGALALDLPLTAAEAAKGLVPPATATALMGKSGSVLLLTMLFMAVTSAGSAELVAVSSLCTYDIYRTYLNPGASGKQILRVSRAVVLGFGCFMGVLAVVLNVAGVSLGWMYLAMGVIVGSAVIPIALLLLWSKANAVGAMGGAVSGCALGVAVWLTVAKVQYGRVNLDTTGRNAPMLAGNLVSILVGGAVHAACSLLRPQHYDWGTSREMITTVESVHAALDDELKEERLVHAKRWIVRWGLVFTAVIVVAWPALSLPARRYSLGYFTLWAAVAIAWGTVGSVVIILLPVAESWTTITKVCAGMFTNDAVYDRLDDVNLRLRAIMGAMPEAEKRYRQLHETEMHPAGTHPANDDDDDNNNNQMMHS; encoded by the exons ATGGCGAGCGGCGTGTGCCCTCCTGCGGAGCTGGGGTTCGGGGCGGAGTACTACTCGGTGGTGAACGGGGTGTGCAGCCGCGCCGGCAGCTACTTCGGCGGAAGGCCGGTGCTCACGCAGGCCGTCGGGTACGCCGTCGTGCTCGGCTTCGGCGCCTTCTTCGCGCTCTTCACCTCCTTCCTG gtgtgGCTTGAGAAGCGTTACGTCGGGTCGCAGCACACGTCGGAGTGGTTCAACACGGCGGGGCGCAGCGTGAAGACGGGTCTGATCGCCAGCGTGATCGTGTCGCAGTGGACCTGGGCCGCCACCATCCTGCAGAGCTCGAACGTGGCATGGCAGTACGGGGTGAGCGGGCCATTCTGGTACGCCAGCGGCGCCACCATCCAGGTGCTCCTCTTCGGCGTGATGGCCATCGAGATCAAGCGCAAGGCCCCCAACGCCCACACCGTCTGCGAGATCGTCCGCGCCCGATGGGGCACCCCCGCCCACCTCGTCTTCCTCACCTTCTGCCTCCTCACCAACGTCATCGTCACCGCCATGCTCCTCCTTGGCGGCTCCGCCGTCGTCAACGCCCTCACCGGAGTCAACGTCTACGCCGCCAGCTTCCTCATCCcgctcggcgtcgtcgtctacacACTCGCCGGCGGCCTCAAGGCCACCTTCCTCGCCAGCTACATCCACTCCGTCGTCGTGCACGCGGTGctcgtcgtcttcgtcttcctcgtctACACCTCCAGCTCCAAACTCGGGAGCCCGCGTGTGGTGTATGATCGCCTCATGGCCGTCGCCAGCGCCGCGCGCGACTGCTCCGCCGACCTCTCGCGCAACGGCCAGGCGTGCGGCCCCGTCGCCGGCAACTTCAAGGGCTCCTACCTCACCATGCTCAGCTCGGGGGGGCTCGTCTTCGGCATCATCAACATCGTCGGCAACTTTGGAACGGTGTTCGTAGACAAC GGCTACTGGATgagcgccatcgccgcccggCCATCCTCCACCCACAAGGGCTACCTGCTGGGCGGCCTCGTGTGGTTCGCCGTTCCCTTCTCGCTGGCCACCTCGCTCGGCCTCGGCGCGCTCGCCCTGGACCTCCCGCTCACCGCCGCCGAGGCAGCCAAGGGCCTGGTGCCCCCGGCCACCGCAACAGCGCTCATGGGCAAGTCCGGCTCCGTCCTGCTACTCACCATGCTCTTCATGGCCGTCACATCCGCCGGCTCCGCCGAGCTGGTGGCCGTCTCCTCCCTCTGCACCTACGACATCTACCGGACGTACCTCAACCCGGGCGCCTCCGGCAAGCAGATACTCCGCGTGTCGAGGGCCGTCGTGCTCGGCTTCGGCTGCTTCATGGGGGTCCTCGCCGTGGTGCTCAACGTGGCGGGGGTGTCCCTGGGGTGGATGTACCTGGCCATGGGAGTCATTGTGGGATCCGCAGTCATCCCCATcgccctgctgctgctgtggagCAAGGCCAACGCGGTGGGCGCCATGGGCGGCGCGGTGTCCGGCTGCGCGCTGGGCGTGGCCGTGTGGCTCACGGTGGCCAAGGTGCAGTACGGGCGCGTGAACCTGGACACCACAGGTCGGAACGCGCCGATGCTGGCGGGCAACCTGGTGTCCATCCTGGTGGGCGGGGCGGTGCACGCGGCGTGCAGCCTGCTGCGCCCGCAGCACTACGACTGGGGGACCAGCCGGGAGATGATCACCACGGTGGAGAGCGTGCATGCCGCGCTGGACGACGAGCTCAAGGAGGAGCGCCTGGTGCACGCCAAGCGTTGGATCGTCAGGTGGGGCCTCGTCTtcaccgccgtcatcgtcgtggCGTGGCCTGCGCTGTCTCTGCCGGCGAGGAGGTACAGCCTTGGCTACTTCACGCTGTGGGCCGCGGTGGCGATCGCGTGGGGGACTGTGGGCTCGGTCGTCATCATCCTTCTGCCGGTGGCCGAGAGCTGGACCACCATCACCAAGGTCTGCGCCGGCATGTTCACCAACGACGCTGTGTACGACCGCCTCGACGACGtcaacctccgcctccgcgccatcATGGGCGCCATGCCCGAGGCTGAGAAGCGCTACCGCCAGCTACACGAGACGGAGATGCACCCTGCCGGAACCCATCCggccaacgacgacgacgacgacaataataataatcagaTGATGCACTCCTGA